One genomic region from Cydia amplana chromosome Z, ilCydAmpl1.1, whole genome shotgun sequence encodes:
- the LOC134661347 gene encoding vesicle-associated membrane protein-associated protein B isoform X2 — translation MPNQVLTIEPQNELKFKGLFEQGYTTYMRLINPTTDTVLFKIKTTAPKKYCVRPNSGVLEPNSKVDIAITPQPVFVDPNDKHKHKFMVQSVIAPEGKTNIDQVWKETSPDQLMDYKLKCVFETPRGTNLNDAGDVPAQNEVSKKRVAVADDAKAPSKDAVEGLVQNEPKVKDGAHTSGPLSENAVSTTLSFPKSENAESDLQKATSEVILLREEESKLRHENLQLKEELLRLRQAGGDGRGAARRHSYGPEKHAQAAMMPWLATAVAMALLGIIIGKFLM, via the exons ATGCCTAACCAAGTGTTAACTATAGAGCCGCAAAATGAACTCAAGTTTAAAG GGCTCTTTGAGCAGGGCTACACGACGTACATGCGGCTGATAAACCCGACCACTGATACAGTGCTGTTCAAGATAAAGACCACCGCGCCTAAGAAATACTGCGTGCGCCCCAACTCGGGTGTGCTTGAACCAAACTCCAAAGTGGACATAGCCA tcaCTCCACAGCCGGTGTTTGTTGATCCGAATGACAAGCACAAACACAAGTTCATGGTTCAGAGTGTCATCGCTCCCGAGGGCAAGACAAACATAGATCAAGTG TGGAAGGAAACGAGTCCCGATCAGCTTATGGACTACAAGCTAAAGTGTGTATTTGAAACGCCTCGCGGAACTAATCTCAAC GACGCCGGCGACGTCCCGGCACAAAACGAAGTATCTAAGAAACGAGTTGCGGTTGCAGATGACGCGAAGGCTCCATCAAAG GACGCCGTAGAAGGCCTAGTTCAAAACGAGCCTAAGGTCAAGGACGGTGCCCACACTTCTGGACCTTTAAGTGAAAACGCCGTTTCTACG ACTTTGTCTTTCCCCAAATCGGAGAATGCTGAAAGCGACTTGCAAAAAGCGACGTCAGAGGTGATTCTTTTGAGGGAGGAGGAGAGCAAGCTTAGACATGAAAATCTACAGTTAAAA GAGGAGCTTCTGCGCCTGCGCCAAGCTGGAGGCGAcggtcgcggcgcggcgcggcgccacTCGTACGGGCCGGAGAAGCACGCGCAGGCGGCCATGATGCCGTGGCTCGCCACCGCCGTCGCCATGGCCCTGCTGGGCATCATCATCGGCAAGTTCCTCATGTGA
- the LOC134661347 gene encoding vesicle-associated membrane protein-associated protein B isoform X1, with protein sequence MPNQVLTIEPQNELKFKVDFSGLFEQGYTTYMRLINPTTDTVLFKIKTTAPKKYCVRPNSGVLEPNSKVDIAITPQPVFVDPNDKHKHKFMVQSVIAPEGKTNIDQVWKETSPDQLMDYKLKCVFETPRGTNLNDAGDVPAQNEVSKKRVAVADDAKAPSKDAVEGLVQNEPKVKDGAHTSGPLSENAVSTTLSFPKSENAESDLQKATSEVILLREEESKLRHENLQLKEELLRLRQAGGDGRGAARRHSYGPEKHAQAAMMPWLATAVAMALLGIIIGKFLM encoded by the exons ATGCCTAACCAAGTGTTAACTATAGAGCCGCAAAATGAACTCAAGTTTAAAG TTGACTTTTCAGGGCTCTTTGAGCAGGGCTACACGACGTACATGCGGCTGATAAACCCGACCACTGATACAGTGCTGTTCAAGATAAAGACCACCGCGCCTAAGAAATACTGCGTGCGCCCCAACTCGGGTGTGCTTGAACCAAACTCCAAAGTGGACATAGCCA tcaCTCCACAGCCGGTGTTTGTTGATCCGAATGACAAGCACAAACACAAGTTCATGGTTCAGAGTGTCATCGCTCCCGAGGGCAAGACAAACATAGATCAAGTG TGGAAGGAAACGAGTCCCGATCAGCTTATGGACTACAAGCTAAAGTGTGTATTTGAAACGCCTCGCGGAACTAATCTCAAC GACGCCGGCGACGTCCCGGCACAAAACGAAGTATCTAAGAAACGAGTTGCGGTTGCAGATGACGCGAAGGCTCCATCAAAG GACGCCGTAGAAGGCCTAGTTCAAAACGAGCCTAAGGTCAAGGACGGTGCCCACACTTCTGGACCTTTAAGTGAAAACGCCGTTTCTACG ACTTTGTCTTTCCCCAAATCGGAGAATGCTGAAAGCGACTTGCAAAAAGCGACGTCAGAGGTGATTCTTTTGAGGGAGGAGGAGAGCAAGCTTAGACATGAAAATCTACAGTTAAAA GAGGAGCTTCTGCGCCTGCGCCAAGCTGGAGGCGAcggtcgcggcgcggcgcggcgccacTCGTACGGGCCGGAGAAGCACGCGCAGGCGGCCATGATGCCGTGGCTCGCCACCGCCGTCGCCATGGCCCTGCTGGGCATCATCATCGGCAAGTTCCTCATGTGA
- the LOC134661347 gene encoding vesicle-associated membrane protein-associated protein B isoform X3 — protein sequence MPNQVLTIEPQNELKFKVDFSGLFEQGYTTYMRLINPTTDTVLFKIKTTAPKKYCVRPNSGVLEPNSKVDIAITPQPVFVDPNDKHKHKFMVQSVIAPEGKTNIDQVWKETSPDQLMDYKLKCVFETPRGTNLNDAGDVPAQNEVSKKRVAVADDAKAPSKTLSFPKSENAESDLQKATSEVILLREEESKLRHENLQLKEELLRLRQAGGDGRGAARRHSYGPEKHAQAAMMPWLATAVAMALLGIIIGKFLM from the exons ATGCCTAACCAAGTGTTAACTATAGAGCCGCAAAATGAACTCAAGTTTAAAG TTGACTTTTCAGGGCTCTTTGAGCAGGGCTACACGACGTACATGCGGCTGATAAACCCGACCACTGATACAGTGCTGTTCAAGATAAAGACCACCGCGCCTAAGAAATACTGCGTGCGCCCCAACTCGGGTGTGCTTGAACCAAACTCCAAAGTGGACATAGCCA tcaCTCCACAGCCGGTGTTTGTTGATCCGAATGACAAGCACAAACACAAGTTCATGGTTCAGAGTGTCATCGCTCCCGAGGGCAAGACAAACATAGATCAAGTG TGGAAGGAAACGAGTCCCGATCAGCTTATGGACTACAAGCTAAAGTGTGTATTTGAAACGCCTCGCGGAACTAATCTCAAC GACGCCGGCGACGTCCCGGCACAAAACGAAGTATCTAAGAAACGAGTTGCGGTTGCAGATGACGCGAAGGCTCCATCAAAG ACTTTGTCTTTCCCCAAATCGGAGAATGCTGAAAGCGACTTGCAAAAAGCGACGTCAGAGGTGATTCTTTTGAGGGAGGAGGAGAGCAAGCTTAGACATGAAAATCTACAGTTAAAA GAGGAGCTTCTGCGCCTGCGCCAAGCTGGAGGCGAcggtcgcggcgcggcgcggcgccacTCGTACGGGCCGGAGAAGCACGCGCAGGCGGCCATGATGCCGTGGCTCGCCACCGCCGTCGCCATGGCCCTGCTGGGCATCATCATCGGCAAGTTCCTCATGTGA